A DNA window from Streptomyces canus contains the following coding sequences:
- a CDS encoding glycosyl hydrolase family 18 protein, with amino-acid sequence MSEVRDIQIDGDGDGDGEAAKEAPAPKPGRRRWIRRGLIALALVVLLPFLGVAVALRLNYAGDPADGTRSRGKDAIWLGHAWVDGRKTDADVTALARRLRDTGIRDLYVHAGPLEHDGTLPGSAYPKARWLIGAVHKAAPGIRVQAWLGDKLATESPDGLRLTEKDTRAAVVRSTRQILDTGFDGAHFDLEPLHSGDEDYLDLLDALHQVTRARGVPLSVAAHQIDPLPALHSVAGTLTGHPKWWSQAYFGQVARRVDQIAVMSYDTATPLESLYGGYVAQQTSLALEVTPDSTDLLMGLPFYREDNFDHWSFAETVPAAVRGVRLGLSRTDADRANFGVALYVDFAATEADWTAYEKDWATGKRPAVRRAALRRSAG; translated from the coding sequence ATGTCAGAGGTGCGGGACATACAGATCGACGGGGATGGGGACGGGGACGGCGAGGCGGCGAAGGAGGCACCGGCGCCGAAGCCGGGCCGCCGCCGCTGGATCCGCCGGGGCCTGATCGCGCTCGCGCTCGTCGTCCTCCTTCCCTTCCTCGGCGTCGCCGTCGCCCTCCGCCTCAACTACGCCGGCGACCCCGCGGACGGCACCCGCAGCCGGGGCAAGGACGCGATCTGGCTCGGGCACGCCTGGGTGGACGGCCGCAAGACCGATGCCGACGTCACCGCCCTCGCCCGGCGCCTGCGGGACACCGGGATCCGGGACCTGTACGTCCACGCGGGGCCCCTGGAACACGACGGGACGCTGCCCGGGTCGGCGTACCCGAAGGCGCGGTGGCTGATCGGCGCCGTGCACAAGGCGGCCCCCGGCATCCGGGTGCAGGCCTGGCTCGGCGACAAGCTCGCCACCGAGAGCCCGGACGGACTGCGCCTCACCGAGAAGGACACCCGCGCCGCCGTCGTGCGCTCCACCCGTCAGATCCTCGACACCGGGTTCGACGGCGCCCACTTCGACCTGGAGCCCCTGCACTCCGGCGACGAGGACTATCTCGACCTCCTCGACGCCCTCCACCAGGTCACCCGCGCCCGCGGCGTACCCCTCTCCGTCGCCGCCCACCAGATCGACCCGCTCCCCGCACTGCACTCCGTCGCGGGCACACTCACCGGGCACCCCAAGTGGTGGTCGCAGGCGTACTTCGGTCAGGTCGCGCGCCGGGTCGACCAGATCGCGGTGATGTCGTACGACACGGCCACGCCCCTGGAGAGCCTGTACGGCGGCTATGTCGCCCAGCAGACCTCGCTGGCCCTGGAGGTCACCCCGGACTCCACCGACCTGCTGATGGGCCTTCCGTTCTACCGTGAGGACAACTTCGACCACTGGTCCTTCGCCGAGACCGTCCCCGCGGCCGTCCGCGGCGTCCGCCTCGGGCTCTCCCGCACGGACGCGGACCGCGCGAACTTCGGTGTGGCGCTGTACGTCGACTTCGCGGCCACGGAGGCGGACTGGACGGCGTACGAGAAGGACTGGGCCACTGGAAAACGACCTGCGGTCCGGCGCGCCGCACTGCGACGATCTGCCGGATGA
- a CDS encoding phosphotransferase, which yields MTTTRRHLTRDDLAPLARAATGRALTGVTRLRGGSKKGVYRLALDDGTTVVAYVWSPDEDYWDAGPSDPRDPFSAGTGPDVFTAAHDRLVAAGVRTPRLLYADTTMDAVVVEDMRGGSLEEALERDPVAGRAALELLAAELGALHAQEGPAFGKVGLVDNGGTSSSGSAARRITEGALRHIEQAAVRDERIAVVREELEETVRRLAAAVRPRARHTLIHGELGADHVLLDDQGRPALIDIEGLMYVDVEWEHVFLRIRFGPQYYDVLRAPGLDEDRMNLYRLALHVSLVAGPLRLIEGDFPNPDGMREIAESNLVRVLELMGR from the coding sequence ATGACCACCACCCGCAGACATCTCACCCGCGACGACCTCGCCCCCCTCGCCCGCGCCGCGACCGGCCGCGCCCTCACCGGCGTCACCCGGCTCCGCGGTGGCAGCAAGAAGGGTGTCTACCGGCTGGCCCTCGACGACGGTACGACGGTCGTCGCCTACGTCTGGTCGCCGGACGAGGACTACTGGGACGCCGGCCCCTCCGACCCCCGCGACCCCTTCTCCGCCGGCACCGGTCCCGACGTGTTCACGGCCGCCCACGACCGGCTGGTCGCGGCCGGCGTGCGCACCCCCCGCCTCCTGTACGCCGACACCACCATGGACGCCGTGGTCGTCGAGGACATGCGGGGCGGCAGTCTGGAGGAGGCGCTGGAGCGGGACCCGGTCGCCGGTCGTGCCGCGCTGGAGCTGCTGGCCGCCGAACTCGGGGCCCTGCACGCGCAGGAGGGCCCCGCCTTCGGCAAGGTCGGGCTCGTCGACAACGGCGGTACCTCGTCGTCGGGTTCGGCCGCCCGGCGCATCACCGAGGGCGCCCTGCGCCACATCGAGCAGGCCGCCGTACGGGACGAACGGATCGCCGTCGTACGGGAGGAGCTCGAGGAGACCGTACGACGGCTCGCCGCAGCCGTCCGGCCGCGCGCCCGGCACACCCTCATCCACGGCGAACTCGGCGCCGACCACGTCCTGTTGGACGACCAGGGCAGGCCCGCCCTCATCGACATCGAAGGGCTCATGTACGTCGACGTCGAGTGGGAGCACGTCTTCCTGCGCATCCGCTTCGGACCGCAGTACTACGACGTCCTGCGCGCCCCCGGCCTGGACGAGGACCGGATGAACCTCTACCGCCTCGCCCTGCACGTGTCCCTGGTCGCCGGCCCCCTCCGCCTGATCGAGGGCGACTTCCCGAACCCGGACGGGATGCGGGAGATCGCGGAATCCAACCTGGTCAGGGTGCTGGAGCTCATGGGGCGATGA